A DNA window from Thiothrix subterranea contains the following coding sequences:
- a CDS encoding tyrosine-type recombinase/integrase: protein MKRSLNDTAVKNAKPKDKEYKLSDGGGLYLLVKPNGSKLWRYKYKLPKEKVLAIGSYPEISLKDARLLHEEARALWARGVDPSQHKQATKGAKRAESANTFQAIATEWLVKFTADQAPEHTDRQKRRLERHVFPWIGGRIIGEIEPPDILAVLRRIEAAGTLETAHRVKTIIGQVFRYAVATGRAVRDQTADLKGALPPAKGNHFAAITDPKEIGALLRAMAGYRGAIETRIALQLSAYLFTRPGELRQMEWAEIEGDVWTIPAEKMKAGRVHVVPLCKQALALLEEMRPLTGKRRYVFPSRTDTKKPMSANTVRSALVRLGYESDTMTAHGFRALASTRLYEMGFHSELIERQLAHTVGNEVRRAYDRSQHLDQRTAMMQQWADYLDSLRDGAQVIPIRRATS, encoded by the coding sequence ATGAAACGCAGCTTGAACGACACCGCAGTTAAGAACGCCAAGCCCAAAGACAAAGAATACAAATTGAGCGACGGGGGAGGGCTGTACTTACTGGTTAAGCCCAACGGGTCTAAGTTGTGGCGTTACAAGTACAAGCTACCCAAAGAGAAAGTTCTAGCCATTGGCAGTTATCCAGAAATCAGCCTGAAGGATGCACGGTTACTGCACGAAGAGGCGCGGGCATTGTGGGCGCGTGGTGTTGACCCATCACAACACAAGCAAGCCACCAAGGGCGCAAAGCGGGCAGAATCGGCTAATACCTTTCAGGCAATCGCGACAGAATGGCTTGTGAAGTTCACCGCAGACCAAGCACCAGAACACACCGACAGGCAGAAACGGCGGCTAGAACGTCACGTTTTCCCGTGGATAGGCGGGCGCATCATTGGGGAAATTGAGCCACCGGATATTTTAGCCGTGCTACGGCGCATCGAAGCGGCTGGAACGCTGGAAACTGCCCACAGGGTGAAAACCATCATCGGGCAAGTATTCCGCTATGCGGTGGCAACAGGTCGGGCGGTACGTGACCAAACCGCAGACCTGAAAGGCGCACTGCCACCCGCAAAAGGCAACCACTTTGCAGCGATCACAGACCCGAAGGAAATAGGGGCATTGTTGCGGGCTATGGCTGGCTACCGTGGGGCGATTGAAACCCGTATAGCTTTGCAATTGTCGGCTTACCTGTTCACCCGACCGGGCGAACTCAGACAAATGGAATGGGCAGAGATAGAAGGGGATGTTTGGACAATCCCAGCGGAAAAGATGAAGGCAGGGCGTGTGCATGTAGTGCCATTGTGCAAACAGGCATTAGCTTTGCTGGAAGAAATGCGACCGCTAACAGGTAAACGGCGCTATGTGTTCCCGTCCCGCACGGATACCAAAAAACCCATGAGCGCTAATACAGTGAGGTCGGCACTGGTACGGCTAGGCTATGAAAGCGACACCATGACCGCACACGGATTTAGGGCGCTTGCCAGTACCCGGTTGTATGAGATGGGCTTTCACTCAGAACTCATTGAACGGCAGTTAGCCCACACGGTAGGGAATGAGGTTCGCAGGGCTTACGACCGATCACAGCACCTAGACCAACGTACCGCCATGATGCAGCAATGGGCGGATTACCTCGACAGTTTGCGTGATGGTGCGCAAGTCATACCGATACGACGCGCAACCAGTTAG
- a CDS encoding HVO_A0114 family putative DNA-binding protein has protein sequence MRYAIIRIAPSLEADLLEMGAAFVDALETGSYQGEVFTFETPMGLFQAITPKRWELLDRLQGKAAVSIRELAKQLGRDVKNVHTDVSKLLEIGLLERDEVGRVFSPFAEIRTEFTLKGESKAAA, from the coding sequence ATGAGATACGCAATTATCCGCATTGCACCCAGCCTTGAAGCCGATTTGCTGGAAATGGGCGCGGCTTTCGTGGATGCACTGGAAACCGGCAGTTATCAGGGTGAGGTATTCACCTTTGAAACGCCTATGGGATTGTTTCAGGCGATTACCCCCAAGCGCTGGGAACTGCTGGACAGGCTGCAAGGCAAAGCGGCGGTGAGTATCCGCGAACTTGCCAAGCAATTGGGGCGGGATGTGAAGAACGTCCATACGGATGTAAGCAAGCTTTTGGAAATTGGCTTGCTGGAGCGTGACGAAGTAGGGCGGGTATTTTCCCCCTTTGCGGAAATCAGGACAGAATTCACCTTGAAGGGTGAGAGCAAAGCGGCGGCATGA
- a CDS encoding S24 family peptidase: protein METLKKRLQSRLKEMGRNMSDLARELDIERQHIYGWTRRDKVPNNYLFSAAKYLTCDPQWLQHGEYSHPNSINISSGQIIIPIFKQGDYKDMNEGDRPQHENLICRDDWLTELFGMSPSQGNYTIYRMESSEMQPSIRRGDLVVIDSDAKTHINGLYGIQNKGEALSIARIQFEPDGEHVCVSYDNPNFATVRMKTAKLVISGRVIYVWQGKRDI, encoded by the coding sequence ATGGAAACACTCAAAAAACGCTTACAATCAAGACTAAAAGAAATGGGACGTAATATGTCTGATCTCGCCAGAGAGCTAGACATTGAGAGACAACATATTTATGGCTGGACACGACGTGACAAAGTGCCAAATAACTACCTATTTTCGGCGGCAAAGTACCTAACATGTGATCCACAATGGTTACAACATGGCGAATATTCACACCCAAACTCAATAAACATCTCGTCTGGTCAAATAATCATACCCATTTTTAAACAGGGTGATTACAAGGATATGAACGAAGGTGACAGACCTCAGCATGAAAACCTTATCTGTCGAGATGATTGGCTCACTGAGCTGTTTGGGATGAGTCCTTCGCAAGGTAATTATACGATCTACCGAATGGAATCCAGCGAGATGCAGCCATCTATCCGACGTGGTGATCTAGTAGTCATTGATAGCGATGCAAAAACACACATCAACGGGCTATATGGCATCCAGAACAAAGGTGAAGCATTGAGCATTGCCCGCATTCAGTTCGAACCAGATGGCGAACATGTTTGTGTGAGCTACGACAATCCTAATTTTGCCACTGTGCGGATGAAAACGGCGAAGTTAGTGATTTCAGGACGTGTAATCTACGTTTGGCAGGGCAAGCGGGATATTTGA
- a CDS encoding hydrolase gives MKRIQQSTFRPAWWLRSPHLQTLWPVFLRRRVQLPLQAERVELSDGDFIDLAWYPRANAPLVLVIHGLEGSLQSHYVQTLMQALQQAGFASVFMHLRGCSGTHNRLPSSYHSGRTADIAEVLVYLQQTQRMPNAAIGFSLGGNLILKHLGEMGANAGLQAAIAVSVPFQLQECACKLERGFSVVYGRYLVNKLKASYRRKFSQMTSPLAVDLNTLKTLFAFDDQITAPLNGFAGAEDYYSRSSSQQFLQRIEIPTLIIHSQDDPFMYPTTAPTEAMLSDSVTLELTTHGGHVGFVAGRVPWRADYWLERRMIEWIKSQLRQKST, from the coding sequence ATGAAACGAATCCAGCAATCGACCTTTCGCCCAGCGTGGTGGCTACGCTCACCCCATTTGCAAACCTTGTGGCCGGTATTCCTGCGCCGCCGCGTGCAACTGCCCCTGCAAGCCGAACGGGTGGAACTCAGCGACGGGGATTTCATCGACCTTGCTTGGTATCCACGTGCGAATGCGCCGCTGGTATTGGTGATTCATGGGCTGGAAGGTTCGTTGCAATCGCATTATGTGCAAACGTTAATGCAGGCGTTGCAGCAAGCGGGTTTTGCGAGTGTCTTCATGCATTTGCGCGGCTGTAGCGGCACACACAATCGCTTGCCGAGCAGTTACCATTCCGGGCGCACGGCTGACATTGCGGAAGTGCTGGTGTATTTGCAGCAAACCCAACGAATGCCCAACGCCGCCATCGGTTTCTCACTCGGTGGCAACCTGATTTTGAAACACCTCGGCGAAATGGGTGCGAACGCTGGTTTGCAAGCAGCGATTGCGGTTTCCGTGCCATTCCAATTGCAGGAATGCGCTTGCAAGCTGGAACGGGGTTTCTCTGTCGTCTACGGACGTTATCTGGTCAACAAACTCAAGGCATCCTATCGTAGAAAATTCAGCCAAATGACCAGTCCGTTAGCGGTCGATTTGAATACACTCAAGACGCTGTTTGCTTTCGACGATCAAATCACTGCGCCGCTGAATGGCTTTGCCGGGGCGGAAGATTACTACAGCCGCAGCAGTTCACAGCAATTTCTGCAACGTATTGAAATCCCAACGCTGATTATTCATTCGCAAGATGATCCGTTTATGTACCCGACCACTGCGCCGACGGAAGCCATGTTGAGTGATAGCGTCACGCTGGAATTGACGACGCACGGCGGGCATGTGGGTTTTGTGGCGGGTCGTGTGCCTTGGCGGGCTGACTATTGGCTGGAAAGGCGGATGATCGAATGGATAAAAAGTCAGTTGCGTCAAAAATCAACATGA
- the hisC gene encoding histidinol-phosphate transaminase gives MSQYWSKLVHNLDPYVPGEQPKDQRYIKLNTNECPYPPSPNALAAIHAAADERLRLYPDPNADELKDAIADYYDVQRANIFVGNGSDEVLAHVFQGLLKHDAPLLYPDISYSFYPVYANLYQINAQQIPLREDFRVCLGDYAVDNGGIIFPNPNAPTSMALGLDAIEALLQTHAESVVVVDEAYVDFGAQTAIPLIDKYPNLLVVQTFSKSRSLAGLRVGFAVGHPDLINALERVKNSFNSYPLGRMAIAGAAAAMRDKAYFEDTCQKIVATREMTVQSLTEMGFSVLPSAANFVFARPPAGNAESLYLALKQRGILVRYFNKPRINEYLRITIGTDEEMATFLSVLAAL, from the coding sequence ATGAGCCAATATTGGAGCAAGCTGGTACACAATCTCGACCCGTATGTACCGGGTGAACAGCCGAAAGACCAGCGTTACATCAAGCTGAATACCAACGAATGCCCGTACCCGCCCTCGCCGAATGCACTCGCGGCGATTCACGCGGCGGCGGATGAGCGGTTACGGCTGTACCCCGACCCGAATGCGGACGAGCTGAAGGATGCGATTGCCGATTATTACGACGTGCAACGCGCCAATATTTTCGTCGGCAATGGTTCGGATGAGGTGTTGGCGCACGTTTTTCAAGGCTTGCTCAAGCACGACGCGCCGTTGTTATACCCCGACATTAGCTACAGTTTTTACCCCGTTTACGCCAATCTTTACCAGATTAATGCGCAGCAAATCCCGTTGCGTGAGGATTTTCGGGTGTGCTTGGGTGATTATGCGGTGGATAACGGCGGCATTATTTTCCCCAATCCGAATGCGCCCACTAGCATGGCCTTGGGTTTGGATGCGATTGAAGCTTTGTTGCAAACTCACGCGGAATCCGTGGTGGTCGTGGATGAAGCCTACGTTGATTTTGGGGCGCAAACCGCGATTCCGCTGATCGACAAGTACCCGAATTTATTGGTGGTACAAACCTTCTCCAAATCACGTTCCCTTGCCGGATTGCGGGTAGGCTTCGCGGTGGGGCATCCTGATTTGATCAATGCGCTGGAGCGGGTGAAAAATTCCTTCAACTCGTACCCCTTGGGGCGCATGGCGATTGCGGGCGCAGCAGCAGCGATGCGCGATAAGGCGTATTTTGAGGATACTTGCCAGAAAATTGTCGCTACCCGTGAGATGACAGTGCAAAGCCTGACCGAGATGGGTTTCAGCGTATTGCCGTCAGCGGCGAATTTCGTGTTTGCGCGTCCACCTGCGGGCAATGCGGAAAGTCTGTATTTGGCACTGAAGCAGCGCGGGATATTGGTGCGTTATTTCAATAAACCACGCATTAACGAGTATTTGCGGATTACCATCGGTACGGATGAGGAAATGGCAACCTTCCTGAGCGTATTGGCTGCGCTATGA
- a CDS encoding Nif3-like dinuclear metal center hexameric protein has protein sequence MNLYVLETHINTLLNVGKFRDYAPNGLQVEGRAEVKRIVTGVTASQALLDAAVECNADAVLVHHGYFWKGESQVIRGMKKRRIATLLQHDISLLGYHLPLDAHPTLGNNAQLAARLGIRTEGVMDERELQGVGNVGSLAEAVSLDAFGQHVAAVLGREPLLIAGGEHPIQRIAWCTGGAQGYIQQAFELGADAYLSGEISEHTVHFARENGIHYLAAGHHATERYGIQALGNHLAAQFGLEHYFLDINNPA, from the coding sequence ATGAATCTCTACGTACTCGAAACCCACATTAATACCTTGCTGAATGTTGGCAAGTTCCGCGATTACGCCCCGAATGGCTTGCAGGTCGAGGGCAGGGCGGAAGTTAAGCGCATTGTTACGGGTGTCACCGCTTCGCAGGCGTTGTTGGATGCGGCAGTGGAATGCAATGCCGATGCGGTGTTGGTGCATCACGGTTATTTCTGGAAGGGTGAATCACAGGTGATTCGCGGTATGAAAAAACGTCGGATTGCAACTTTGCTTCAGCATGACATCAGTTTGTTGGGTTATCACTTGCCGCTGGATGCGCATCCGACGTTAGGCAATAACGCACAACTGGCGGCACGGCTGGGCATTCGCACCGAAGGCGTAATGGATGAACGTGAACTGCAAGGCGTGGGCAATGTCGGTTCGTTGGCTGAAGCCGTGAGTTTGGATGCATTCGGGCAACACGTTGCGGCAGTGTTAGGACGTGAACCTTTGCTGATTGCAGGCGGTGAGCATCCCATCCAACGCATTGCTTGGTGTACGGGCGGCGCACAAGGTTACATCCAGCAAGCGTTTGAGCTGGGGGCGGATGCGTATTTGAGCGGTGAAATTTCCGAACACACGGTGCATTTTGCGCGGGAAAACGGCATTCATTATCTGGCAGCAGGGCATCACGCGACCGAGCGTTACGGCATTCAGGCGCTAGGAAACCATTTGGCAGCCCAATTTGGGTTGGAACATTATTTTCTGGACATCAATAACCCGGCATAA
- the petA gene encoding ubiquinol-cytochrome c reductase iron-sulfur subunit: MANSGVDKGRRRVLIAATSVVGAAGVAAIAAPFLNSWNPSARALAAGAPVEISVTKAEPGQQIRVIWRGKPVWLVNRTPEMLAALEGLAEALKDPNSENVKQQPEYAKNLARTREGKEQFLVLVGICTHLGCSPTYRPEVAPADLGADWKGGWYCPCHGSRFDLAGRVYKNVPAGSNLEVPPYYFKNDNTIVVGENGGTA; this comes from the coding sequence ATGGCAAATTCTGGAGTAGATAAAGGTCGCCGTCGCGTCCTGATTGCCGCCACATCCGTGGTTGGGGCAGCAGGTGTGGCAGCGATTGCGGCTCCGTTCCTTAATTCTTGGAATCCTAGTGCACGGGCGCTTGCCGCTGGTGCGCCGGTGGAGATTTCTGTGACTAAGGCCGAGCCAGGACAACAGATTCGTGTAATTTGGCGTGGTAAACCCGTTTGGTTGGTGAACCGCACACCGGAAATGCTGGCTGCCTTGGAAGGCTTGGCAGAAGCATTGAAAGACCCGAATTCTGAGAATGTGAAGCAGCAGCCGGAATATGCCAAAAACTTGGCACGTACCCGTGAAGGCAAAGAGCAGTTTCTGGTATTGGTTGGTATTTGCACCCACTTGGGTTGCTCACCGACTTACCGCCCGGAAGTGGCTCCGGCGGATTTGGGCGCGGACTGGAAAGGTGGTTGGTATTGCCCATGCCACGGTTCGCGTTTTGACTTAGCCGGTCGGGTTTACAAGAATGTTCCAGCCGGATCAAACCTTGAAGTTCCCCCTTACTACTTCAAAAATGATAACACTATCGTCGTTGGTGAAAACGGAGGCACTGCATAA
- a CDS encoding cytochrome b — translation MAERPAHNYTGFLGWVEDRFPMMETWQAHLAGYYAPKNFNFWYFFGSLAMLVLVIQIVSGLFLALHYKPDVSLAFASVEYIMRDVPGGWFIRYMHSTGASAFFIVVYLHMFRALIYGSYKGKRELIWLIGMAIYLVLMATAFMGYLLPWGQMSYWGAQVIINLFNTIPYIGEGLSTWIRGDFVLGDATLNRFFALHFFLPSLVLPALVFVHIVALHAVGSNNPDGVEIKKGPKGNKWSDTAPADGIPFHPYYTVKDIVGVVVFLIGFFAILFFAPEGGGYFIEAPNFEPANALKTPLHIAPVWYFTPFYTILRAIPDPFLGTLAMFGAIAVLFLIPWIDRNPVKSWRYRTSAHKINLLLFAVVFMILGWMGVEAVTPAFKELGTRMTQIYFIFFVVLWIHSTPAKAKYVMWFGILLAAIVAYDIMFRYIPGDAEATNQMLVQFIWPVAYLALTLLLPAFKASCNAEKPVPDRVTG, via the coding sequence ATGGCTGAACGTCCTGCACACAATTACACGGGTTTCTTAGGGTGGGTCGAAGACCGCTTCCCGATGATGGAAACTTGGCAAGCGCATTTGGCTGGTTACTATGCGCCGAAAAACTTCAATTTCTGGTATTTCTTCGGTTCACTGGCGATGCTGGTGCTGGTTATCCAGATTGTTTCTGGCCTATTTTTGGCACTGCACTACAAACCGGATGTTAGTCTGGCATTTGCTTCCGTTGAATACATTATGCGGGATGTGCCGGGTGGCTGGTTTATCCGCTACATGCATTCCACGGGCGCGTCAGCGTTCTTTATCGTGGTGTATTTGCACATGTTCCGCGCCCTGATTTACGGGTCTTACAAAGGTAAGCGTGAACTGATCTGGTTGATCGGTATGGCGATTTATCTGGTATTGATGGCAACCGCGTTCATGGGTTACTTGCTGCCTTGGGGACAAATGTCTTACTGGGGTGCGCAGGTTATCATTAACTTGTTTAACACCATTCCGTATATCGGTGAAGGCTTGTCTACGTGGATTCGCGGTGACTTCGTACTCGGTGATGCAACCTTGAACCGTTTCTTCGCGTTGCATTTCTTCCTGCCTTCGTTGGTATTGCCTGCCTTGGTTTTTGTGCACATTGTGGCATTGCACGCGGTCGGTTCTAACAACCCGGATGGCGTTGAAATCAAGAAAGGCCCTAAGGGTAACAAGTGGAGCGATACAGCTCCTGCTGATGGTATTCCGTTCCACCCTTATTACACCGTGAAAGACATCGTGGGTGTTGTGGTATTCCTGATCGGTTTCTTTGCGATTCTGTTCTTTGCGCCAGAAGGCGGCGGTTACTTCATTGAAGCCCCGAACTTCGAGCCAGCAAATGCCTTGAAAACACCGCTGCATATTGCGCCGGTTTGGTACTTCACACCGTTTTACACCATCTTGCGGGCTATTCCTGATCCGTTTTTAGGAACTTTGGCCATGTTTGGTGCGATTGCAGTACTGTTTCTTATACCGTGGATTGACCGTAACCCGGTTAAATCTTGGCGCTACCGTACCAGCGCTCACAAGATCAACTTGCTCTTGTTTGCGGTGGTATTCATGATCTTGGGTTGGATGGGTGTTGAAGCCGTTACGCCAGCGTTCAAAGAACTGGGTACGCGCATGACGCAAATCTACTTCATCTTCTTTGTGGTTCTGTGGATTCACAGCACGCCAGCGAAAGCGAAGTATGTGATGTGGTTTGGAATTTTGCTGGCGGCAATCGTGGCGTATGACATTATGTTCCGCTATATCCCCGGCGATGCAGAAGCTACCAACCAAATGCTGGTGCAGTTCATTTGGCCCGTAGCGTACTTGGCGCTGAC